Proteins encoded within one genomic window of Carassius gibelio isolate Cgi1373 ecotype wild population from Czech Republic chromosome A4, carGib1.2-hapl.c, whole genome shotgun sequence:
- the LOC127975219 gene encoding plasma membrane calcium-transporting ATPase 1 isoform X2 encodes MANNAYSGVKNSVAEPNHDGEFGCSLQDLRSLMELRGAEALHKIQESYGDVNGLCSRLKTSPVDGLSGQPSDIEKRNVAFGQNFIPPKKPKTFLQLVWEALQDVTLIILEVAAIVSLGLSFYKPPDSENKDCGKAAGGTEDEGEAEAGWIEGAAILLSVVCVVLVTAFNDWSKEKQFRGLQSRIEQEQKFTVVRGGQVIPIPVAEIVVGDVAQIKYGDLLPADGVLIQGNDLKIDESSLTGESDHVKKSLEKDPMLLSGTHVMEGSGKMLVTAVGVNSQTGIIFTLLGAGEDDEDEEEKEKEKKEKKKEKKNKKQDGSVENRKKAKAQDGAAMEMQPLNSEEVAEGEEKRKANLSKKEKSVLQGKLTKLAVQIGKAGLVMSAITVIILVVLFVVDTFWIQGLPWEKECTPIYVQFFVKFFIIGVTVLVVAVPEGLPLAVTISLAYSVKKMMKDNNLVRHLDACETMGNATAICSDKTGTLTMNRMKVVQVFIADKHYKKVPEPDVIPASTIDLLILGISVNCAYTTKIMSPEKEGGLNRQVGNKTECALLGFAMDLKRDYQAVRNEIPEEKLYKVYTFNSVRKSMSTVLKNADGSYRMFSKGASEILLKKCYKILTVTGEAKIFRPRDRDDMVKRVIEPMASEGLRTICLAYRDFPASEGEPDWDNESDILTRLTCVCIVGIEDPVRPEVPDAIKKCQRAGVTVRMVTGDNLNTARAIATKCGILQPGDDFLCMEGKEFNRRIRNEKGEIEQERIDKIWPKLRVLARSSPTDKHTLVKGIIDSTVLERRQVVAVTGDGTNDGPALKKADVGFAMGIAGTDVAKEASDIILTDDNFSSIVKAVMWGRNVYDSISKFLQFQLTVNVVAVIVAFTGACITQDSPLKAVQMLWVNLIMDTFASLALATEPPTESLLLRKPYGRNKPLISRTMMKNILGHAVYQLTIIFTLLFAGEKIFDIDSGRNAPLHAPPSEHYTIVFNTFVMMQLFNEINARKIHGERNVFEGIFNNLIFCTIVFGTFLIQIVIVQFGGKPFSCVELNIEQWLWCVFLGFGGLLWGQIISSIPTSRLKFLKSAGHGTQKEEIPDEELEELDDLEEIDHAERELRRGQILWFRGLNRIQTQIRVVNAFRSSLSPYEGLEKPESRSSIHNFMTHPEFRIEDSEPHIPLIDDTDAEDDAPTKRNATPTPPPPPSPNQNNNAVDSSIHLFLDPSMPATLSAPGSPMHSLETSL; translated from the exons GATTAAGTGGGCAGCCCTCAGAtattgaaaaaagaaatgtagcatttggACAGAACTTTATACCTCCGAAAAAGCCAAAAACCTTTCTTCAGTTAGTATGGGAAGCATTACAAGACGTAACATTGATCATTTTGGAAGTGGCAGCAATAGTTTCTTTAGGCCTTTCTTTTTATAAACCTCCGGATTCTGAAAATAAAG atTGTGGGAAGGCAGCGGGTGGAACAGAGGATGAAGGAGAAGCTGAGGCCGGATGGATAGAAGGAGCAGCTATCCTTCTATCTGTTGTTTGTGTGGTGCTTGTGACGGCCTTTAATGACTGGAGCAAAGAGAAGCAGTTCCGTGGCTTACAGAGCCGCATTGAACAAGAGCAGAAGTTTACGGTGGTTCGGGGAGGGCAAGTCATTCCGATCCCTGTGGCTGAGATTGTCGTCGGGGACGTTGCACAAATTAAATACG GTGACCTCCTGCCTGCTGATGGTGTTCTCATCCAGGGGAACGACCTCAAAATAGATGAGAGCTCTTTAACTGGAGAGTCTGACCATGTGAAGAAATCGCTGGAGAAGGATCCTATGCTGCTGTCAG GTACTCATGTCATGGAGGGCTCTGGAAAAATGCTCGTCACTGCTGTTGGAGTCAATTCCCAAACTGGAATCATCTTCACGTTATTGGGCGCAGGAgaagatgatgaggatgaggaggagaaggagaaggagaagaaagagaaaaagaaagagaagaaaa ATAAGAAGCAGGATGGCTCTGTGGAGAACAGAAAGAAAG CTAAAGCCCAGGATGGTGCAGCAATGGAGATGCAGCCTCTAAACAGTGAAGAAGTGGCTGAGGGTGAGGAGAAGAGAAAAGCCAACTTGTCCAAGAAAGAGAAATCTGTTTTGCAAGGGAAACTGACCAAATTAGCGGTCCAAATTGGAAAAGCAG GTCTAGTGATGTCAGCCATCACAGTGATCATCTTGGTGGTGCTGTTTGTGGTGGACACTTTCTGGATCCAGGGACTTCCTTGGGAAAAAGAGTGCACTCCCATTTATGTCCAGTTCTTTGTCAAGTTCTTTATCATTGGTGTGACTGTGCTGGTGGTGGCCGTCCCAGAGGGTCTTCCGCTGGCTGTAACCATCTCGCTGGCTTACTCTGTCAAA AAAATGATGAAAGACAATAATTTGGTGAGGCatctcgatgcctgtgaaaccaTGGGCAATGCCACAGCCATCTGTTCAGACAAGACCGGGACTCTGACTATGAACCGGATGAAAGTTGTTCAGGTTTTTATCGCTGATAAGCACTACAAGAAAGTCCCTGAGCCTGATGTCATTCCTGCCAGCACCATAGACCTGCTCATACTGGGCATCAGTGTCAACTGTGCTTACACCACCAAAATCATG tccccCGAGAAGGAGGGAGGCCTGAATCGTCAGGTGGGCAACAAAACTGAATGTGCCTTGCTGGGCTTTGCCATGGACTTGAAAAGAGATTATCAAGCAGTCCGCAATGAAATCCCTGAAGAGAAGCTTTACAAAGTCTACACCTTCAACTCTGTTAGGAAATCCATGAGTACGGTGCTAAAGAATGCTGATGGAAGCTACCGGATGTTCAGCAAAGGAGCCTCTGAGATTCTGCTGAAGAA GTGTTATAAAATCCTGACAGTGACGGGCGAGGCAAAGATTTTTCGGCCCAGGGACAGAGATGACATGGTGAAGAGAGTGATTGAACCAATGGCCTCTGAGGGCTTGAGGACCATCTGCCTGGCTTACAGGGACTTCCCTGCCTCCGAAGGTGAACCAGACTGGGATAATGAGAGCGATATCCTGACACGACTCACCTGTGTGTGTATCGTGGGCATTGAAGACCCAGTTAGACCAGAG GTCCCTGATGCCATTAAAAAGTGCCAGCGTGCTGGAGTCACGGTGCGCATGGTAACCGGGGACAATCTTAACACTGCCCGCGCTATAGCAACTAAATGTGGCATCCTGCAGCCAGGAGATGACTTCCTCTGCATGGAAGGCAAAGAGTTCAACCGCCGGATTCGTAATGAAAAGGGAGAG ATTGAACAAGAGAGGATTGACAAAATATGGCCTAAACTCCGGGTGCTGGCGAGATCTTCTCCGACAGACAAGCATACACTAGTCAAAG GTATAATTGACAGCACCGTTTTGGAGCGGAGGCAGGTTGTGGCGGTAACAGGAGACGGTACCAATGATGGCCCTGCCTTAAAAAAGGCTGATGTTGGGTTTGCCATG GGCATTGCCGGCACAGACGTGGCTAAAGAAGCCTCCGATATCATTCTCACTGACGACAACTTCAGCAGCATCGTCAAGGCCGTAATGTGGGGGCGGAACGTGTATGACAGCATTTCAAAATTCCTTCAGTTCCAGCTCACTGTCAATGTGGTGGCTGTGATTGTGGCCTTCACTGGAGCTTGCATCACACAG GACTCTCCTTTGAAAGCTGTACAGATGTTATGGGTAAATCTGATTATGGACACATTTGCCTCTTTGGCCTTGGCCACTGAACCCCCCACTGAATCTCTTCTGCTGAGGAAGCCTTACGGCCGTAATAAACCCCTCATATCCCGGACAATGATGAAGAACATATTGGGTCATGCAGTCTACCAGCTCACCATCATCTTCACTCTACTTTTTGCTG GTGAGAAGATATTCGACATCGACAGTGGACGTAACGCCCCTCTTCACGCTCCTCCTTCAGAGCACTACACCATTGTCTTCAACACCTTTGTCATGATGCAGCTGTTTAATGAAATCAACGCCCGGAAGATCCACGGAGAACGAAATGTTTTTGAAGGCATTTTCAACAATCTGATCTTTTGTACAATCGTCTTTGGGACTTTTCTTATTCAG ATTGTGATAGTGCAATTTGGAGGAAAGCCATTCAGCTGTGTGGAGCTGAATATTGAGCAGTGGCTGTGGTGTGTCTTCTTAGGCTTTGGAGGTCTTCTGTGGGGACAG ATCATCTCTTCGATCCCTACGAGCCGGCTGAAGTTCCTGAAGAGTGCTGGTCATGGAACGCAGAAGGAAGAAATCCCAGATGAGGAGTTGGAGGAGCTGGATGACCTGGAGGAAATTGACCATGCTGAGCGAGAGCTCCGCAGGGGACAGATCCTCTGGTTCAGAGGCCTGAACCGCATTCAGACTCAG ATCCGAGTGGTGAATGCATTCCGCAGCTCGCTGTCGCCCTATGAGGGCCTGGAGAAGCCAGAGTCTCGCTCCTCCATCCACAACTTCATGACCCATCCAGAGTTCCGGATAGAGGACTCGGAGCCCCACATCCCCCTCATCGATGACACTGATGCGGAGGATGACGCCCCCACTAAGAGAAATGCCACACCCACTCCTCCTCCCCCACCCTCACCCAATCAGAACAATAACGCCGTAGACAGCAGCATCCACCTCTTCCTGGATCCCAGCATGCCAGCCACACTCTCAGCTCCCGGGAGTCCCATGCACAGCCTAGAGACGTCCCTTTGA
- the LOC127975219 gene encoding plasma membrane calcium-transporting ATPase 1 isoform X3, whose amino-acid sequence MANNAYSGVKNSVAEPNHDGEFGCSLQDLRSLMELRGAEALHKIQESYGDVNGLCSRLKTSPVDGLSGQPSDIEKRNVAFGQNFIPPKKPKTFLQLVWEALQDVTLIILEVAAIVSLGLSFYKPPDSENKDCGKAAGGTEDEGEAEAGWIEGAAILLSVVCVVLVTAFNDWSKEKQFRGLQSRIEQEQKFTVVRGGQVIPIPVAEIVVGDVAQIKYGDLLPADGVLIQGNDLKIDESSLTGESDHVKKSLEKDPMLLSGTHVMEGSGKMLVTAVGVNSQTGIIFTLLGAGEDDEDEEEKEKEKKEKKKEKKNKKQDGSVENRKKAKAQDGAAMEMQPLNSEEVAEGEEKRKANLSKKEKSVLQGKLTKLAVQIGKAGLVMSAITVIILVVLFVVDTFWIQGLPWEKECTPIYVQFFVKFFIIGVTVLVVAVPEGLPLAVTISLAYSVKKMMKDNNLVRHLDACETMGNATAICSDKTGTLTMNRMKVVQVFIADKHYKKVPEPDVIPASTIDLLILGISVNCAYTTKIMSPEKEGGLNRQVGNKTECALLGFAMDLKRDYQAVRNEIPEEKLYKVYTFNSVRKSMSTVLKNADGSYRMFSKGASEILLKKCYKILTVTGEAKIFRPRDRDDMVKRVIEPMASEGLRTICLAYRDFPASEGEPDWDNESDILTRLTCVCIVGIEDPVRPEVPDAIKKCQRAGVTVRMVTGDNLNTARAIATKCGILQPGDDFLCMEGKEFNRRIRNEKGEIEQERIDKIWPKLRVLARSSPTDKHTLVKGIIDSTVLERRQVVAVTGDGTNDGPALKKADVGFAMGIAGTDVAKEASDIILTDDNFSSIVKAVMWGRNVYDSISKFLQFQLTVNVVAVIVAFTGACITQDSPLKAVQMLWVNLIMDTFASLALATEPPTESLLLRKPYGRNKPLISRTMMKNILGHAVYQLTIIFTLLFAGEKIFDIDSGRNAPLHAPPSEHYTIVFNTFVMMQLFNEINARKIHGERNVFEGIFNNLIFCTIVFGTFLIQIVIVQFGGKPFSCVELNIEQWLWCVFLGFGGLLWGQIISSIPTSRLKFLKSAGHGTQKEEIPDEELEELDDLEEIDHAERELRRGQILWFRGLNRIQTQMDVVSAFQSGISFQGAVRRQPSSSSQQHDVTNVSSPTHVALSPATAFNTASAAVGYPSGECIPQLAVAL is encoded by the exons GATTAAGTGGGCAGCCCTCAGAtattgaaaaaagaaatgtagcatttggACAGAACTTTATACCTCCGAAAAAGCCAAAAACCTTTCTTCAGTTAGTATGGGAAGCATTACAAGACGTAACATTGATCATTTTGGAAGTGGCAGCAATAGTTTCTTTAGGCCTTTCTTTTTATAAACCTCCGGATTCTGAAAATAAAG atTGTGGGAAGGCAGCGGGTGGAACAGAGGATGAAGGAGAAGCTGAGGCCGGATGGATAGAAGGAGCAGCTATCCTTCTATCTGTTGTTTGTGTGGTGCTTGTGACGGCCTTTAATGACTGGAGCAAAGAGAAGCAGTTCCGTGGCTTACAGAGCCGCATTGAACAAGAGCAGAAGTTTACGGTGGTTCGGGGAGGGCAAGTCATTCCGATCCCTGTGGCTGAGATTGTCGTCGGGGACGTTGCACAAATTAAATACG GTGACCTCCTGCCTGCTGATGGTGTTCTCATCCAGGGGAACGACCTCAAAATAGATGAGAGCTCTTTAACTGGAGAGTCTGACCATGTGAAGAAATCGCTGGAGAAGGATCCTATGCTGCTGTCAG GTACTCATGTCATGGAGGGCTCTGGAAAAATGCTCGTCACTGCTGTTGGAGTCAATTCCCAAACTGGAATCATCTTCACGTTATTGGGCGCAGGAgaagatgatgaggatgaggaggagaaggagaaggagaagaaagagaaaaagaaagagaagaaaa ATAAGAAGCAGGATGGCTCTGTGGAGAACAGAAAGAAAG CTAAAGCCCAGGATGGTGCAGCAATGGAGATGCAGCCTCTAAACAGTGAAGAAGTGGCTGAGGGTGAGGAGAAGAGAAAAGCCAACTTGTCCAAGAAAGAGAAATCTGTTTTGCAAGGGAAACTGACCAAATTAGCGGTCCAAATTGGAAAAGCAG GTCTAGTGATGTCAGCCATCACAGTGATCATCTTGGTGGTGCTGTTTGTGGTGGACACTTTCTGGATCCAGGGACTTCCTTGGGAAAAAGAGTGCACTCCCATTTATGTCCAGTTCTTTGTCAAGTTCTTTATCATTGGTGTGACTGTGCTGGTGGTGGCCGTCCCAGAGGGTCTTCCGCTGGCTGTAACCATCTCGCTGGCTTACTCTGTCAAA AAAATGATGAAAGACAATAATTTGGTGAGGCatctcgatgcctgtgaaaccaTGGGCAATGCCACAGCCATCTGTTCAGACAAGACCGGGACTCTGACTATGAACCGGATGAAAGTTGTTCAGGTTTTTATCGCTGATAAGCACTACAAGAAAGTCCCTGAGCCTGATGTCATTCCTGCCAGCACCATAGACCTGCTCATACTGGGCATCAGTGTCAACTGTGCTTACACCACCAAAATCATG tccccCGAGAAGGAGGGAGGCCTGAATCGTCAGGTGGGCAACAAAACTGAATGTGCCTTGCTGGGCTTTGCCATGGACTTGAAAAGAGATTATCAAGCAGTCCGCAATGAAATCCCTGAAGAGAAGCTTTACAAAGTCTACACCTTCAACTCTGTTAGGAAATCCATGAGTACGGTGCTAAAGAATGCTGATGGAAGCTACCGGATGTTCAGCAAAGGAGCCTCTGAGATTCTGCTGAAGAA GTGTTATAAAATCCTGACAGTGACGGGCGAGGCAAAGATTTTTCGGCCCAGGGACAGAGATGACATGGTGAAGAGAGTGATTGAACCAATGGCCTCTGAGGGCTTGAGGACCATCTGCCTGGCTTACAGGGACTTCCCTGCCTCCGAAGGTGAACCAGACTGGGATAATGAGAGCGATATCCTGACACGACTCACCTGTGTGTGTATCGTGGGCATTGAAGACCCAGTTAGACCAGAG GTCCCTGATGCCATTAAAAAGTGCCAGCGTGCTGGAGTCACGGTGCGCATGGTAACCGGGGACAATCTTAACACTGCCCGCGCTATAGCAACTAAATGTGGCATCCTGCAGCCAGGAGATGACTTCCTCTGCATGGAAGGCAAAGAGTTCAACCGCCGGATTCGTAATGAAAAGGGAGAG ATTGAACAAGAGAGGATTGACAAAATATGGCCTAAACTCCGGGTGCTGGCGAGATCTTCTCCGACAGACAAGCATACACTAGTCAAAG GTATAATTGACAGCACCGTTTTGGAGCGGAGGCAGGTTGTGGCGGTAACAGGAGACGGTACCAATGATGGCCCTGCCTTAAAAAAGGCTGATGTTGGGTTTGCCATG GGCATTGCCGGCACAGACGTGGCTAAAGAAGCCTCCGATATCATTCTCACTGACGACAACTTCAGCAGCATCGTCAAGGCCGTAATGTGGGGGCGGAACGTGTATGACAGCATTTCAAAATTCCTTCAGTTCCAGCTCACTGTCAATGTGGTGGCTGTGATTGTGGCCTTCACTGGAGCTTGCATCACACAG GACTCTCCTTTGAAAGCTGTACAGATGTTATGGGTAAATCTGATTATGGACACATTTGCCTCTTTGGCCTTGGCCACTGAACCCCCCACTGAATCTCTTCTGCTGAGGAAGCCTTACGGCCGTAATAAACCCCTCATATCCCGGACAATGATGAAGAACATATTGGGTCATGCAGTCTACCAGCTCACCATCATCTTCACTCTACTTTTTGCTG GTGAGAAGATATTCGACATCGACAGTGGACGTAACGCCCCTCTTCACGCTCCTCCTTCAGAGCACTACACCATTGTCTTCAACACCTTTGTCATGATGCAGCTGTTTAATGAAATCAACGCCCGGAAGATCCACGGAGAACGAAATGTTTTTGAAGGCATTTTCAACAATCTGATCTTTTGTACAATCGTCTTTGGGACTTTTCTTATTCAG ATTGTGATAGTGCAATTTGGAGGAAAGCCATTCAGCTGTGTGGAGCTGAATATTGAGCAGTGGCTGTGGTGTGTCTTCTTAGGCTTTGGAGGTCTTCTGTGGGGACAG ATCATCTCTTCGATCCCTACGAGCCGGCTGAAGTTCCTGAAGAGTGCTGGTCATGGAACGCAGAAGGAAGAAATCCCAGATGAGGAGTTGGAGGAGCTGGATGACCTGGAGGAAATTGACCATGCTGAGCGAGAGCTCCGCAGGGGACAGATCCTCTGGTTCAGAGGCCTGAACCGCATTCAGACTCAG ATGGATGTTGTGAGTGCGTTCCAGAGTGGAATTTCCTTTCAGGGGGCCGTCAGGCGCCAGCCCTCCAGCAGCAGCCAGCAGCACGATGTAACCAATGTTTCTAGCCCTACACATGTAGCCTTATCTCCTGCTACTGCCTTCAACACCGCTTCTGCCGCTGTCGGGT ATCCGAGTGGTGAATGCATTCCGCAGCTCGCTGTCGCCCTATGA
- the LOC127975219 gene encoding plasma membrane calcium-transporting ATPase 1 isoform X1 produces MANNAYSGVKNSVAEPNHDGEFGCSLQDLRSLMELRGAEALHKIQESYGDVNGLCSRLKTSPVDGLSGQPSDIEKRNVAFGQNFIPPKKPKTFLQLVWEALQDVTLIILEVAAIVSLGLSFYKPPDSENKDCGKAAGGTEDEGEAEAGWIEGAAILLSVVCVVLVTAFNDWSKEKQFRGLQSRIEQEQKFTVVRGGQVIPIPVAEIVVGDVAQIKYGDLLPADGVLIQGNDLKIDESSLTGESDHVKKSLEKDPMLLSGTHVMEGSGKMLVTAVGVNSQTGIIFTLLGAGEDDEDEEEKEKEKKEKKKEKKNKKQDGSVENRKKAKAQDGAAMEMQPLNSEEVAEGEEKRKANLSKKEKSVLQGKLTKLAVQIGKAGLVMSAITVIILVVLFVVDTFWIQGLPWEKECTPIYVQFFVKFFIIGVTVLVVAVPEGLPLAVTISLAYSVKKMMKDNNLVRHLDACETMGNATAICSDKTGTLTMNRMKVVQVFIADKHYKKVPEPDVIPASTIDLLILGISVNCAYTTKIMSPEKEGGLNRQVGNKTECALLGFAMDLKRDYQAVRNEIPEEKLYKVYTFNSVRKSMSTVLKNADGSYRMFSKGASEILLKKCYKILTVTGEAKIFRPRDRDDMVKRVIEPMASEGLRTICLAYRDFPASEGEPDWDNESDILTRLTCVCIVGIEDPVRPEVPDAIKKCQRAGVTVRMVTGDNLNTARAIATKCGILQPGDDFLCMEGKEFNRRIRNEKGEIEQERIDKIWPKLRVLARSSPTDKHTLVKGIIDSTVLERRQVVAVTGDGTNDGPALKKADVGFAMGIAGTDVAKEASDIILTDDNFSSIVKAVMWGRNVYDSISKFLQFQLTVNVVAVIVAFTGACITQDSPLKAVQMLWVNLIMDTFASLALATEPPTESLLLRKPYGRNKPLISRTMMKNILGHAVYQLTIIFTLLFAGEKIFDIDSGRNAPLHAPPSEHYTIVFNTFVMMQLFNEINARKIHGERNVFEGIFNNLIFCTIVFGTFLIQIVIVQFGGKPFSCVELNIEQWLWCVFLGFGGLLWGQIISSIPTSRLKFLKSAGHGTQKEEIPDEELEELDDLEEIDHAERELRRGQILWFRGLNRIQTQMDVVSAFQSGISFQGAVRRQPSSSSQQHDIRVVNAFRSSLSPYEGLEKPESRSSIHNFMTHPEFRIEDSEPHIPLIDDTDAEDDAPTKRNATPTPPPPPSPNQNNNAVDSSIHLFLDPSMPATLSAPGSPMHSLETSL; encoded by the exons GATTAAGTGGGCAGCCCTCAGAtattgaaaaaagaaatgtagcatttggACAGAACTTTATACCTCCGAAAAAGCCAAAAACCTTTCTTCAGTTAGTATGGGAAGCATTACAAGACGTAACATTGATCATTTTGGAAGTGGCAGCAATAGTTTCTTTAGGCCTTTCTTTTTATAAACCTCCGGATTCTGAAAATAAAG atTGTGGGAAGGCAGCGGGTGGAACAGAGGATGAAGGAGAAGCTGAGGCCGGATGGATAGAAGGAGCAGCTATCCTTCTATCTGTTGTTTGTGTGGTGCTTGTGACGGCCTTTAATGACTGGAGCAAAGAGAAGCAGTTCCGTGGCTTACAGAGCCGCATTGAACAAGAGCAGAAGTTTACGGTGGTTCGGGGAGGGCAAGTCATTCCGATCCCTGTGGCTGAGATTGTCGTCGGGGACGTTGCACAAATTAAATACG GTGACCTCCTGCCTGCTGATGGTGTTCTCATCCAGGGGAACGACCTCAAAATAGATGAGAGCTCTTTAACTGGAGAGTCTGACCATGTGAAGAAATCGCTGGAGAAGGATCCTATGCTGCTGTCAG GTACTCATGTCATGGAGGGCTCTGGAAAAATGCTCGTCACTGCTGTTGGAGTCAATTCCCAAACTGGAATCATCTTCACGTTATTGGGCGCAGGAgaagatgatgaggatgaggaggagaaggagaaggagaagaaagagaaaaagaaagagaagaaaa ATAAGAAGCAGGATGGCTCTGTGGAGAACAGAAAGAAAG CTAAAGCCCAGGATGGTGCAGCAATGGAGATGCAGCCTCTAAACAGTGAAGAAGTGGCTGAGGGTGAGGAGAAGAGAAAAGCCAACTTGTCCAAGAAAGAGAAATCTGTTTTGCAAGGGAAACTGACCAAATTAGCGGTCCAAATTGGAAAAGCAG GTCTAGTGATGTCAGCCATCACAGTGATCATCTTGGTGGTGCTGTTTGTGGTGGACACTTTCTGGATCCAGGGACTTCCTTGGGAAAAAGAGTGCACTCCCATTTATGTCCAGTTCTTTGTCAAGTTCTTTATCATTGGTGTGACTGTGCTGGTGGTGGCCGTCCCAGAGGGTCTTCCGCTGGCTGTAACCATCTCGCTGGCTTACTCTGTCAAA AAAATGATGAAAGACAATAATTTGGTGAGGCatctcgatgcctgtgaaaccaTGGGCAATGCCACAGCCATCTGTTCAGACAAGACCGGGACTCTGACTATGAACCGGATGAAAGTTGTTCAGGTTTTTATCGCTGATAAGCACTACAAGAAAGTCCCTGAGCCTGATGTCATTCCTGCCAGCACCATAGACCTGCTCATACTGGGCATCAGTGTCAACTGTGCTTACACCACCAAAATCATG tccccCGAGAAGGAGGGAGGCCTGAATCGTCAGGTGGGCAACAAAACTGAATGTGCCTTGCTGGGCTTTGCCATGGACTTGAAAAGAGATTATCAAGCAGTCCGCAATGAAATCCCTGAAGAGAAGCTTTACAAAGTCTACACCTTCAACTCTGTTAGGAAATCCATGAGTACGGTGCTAAAGAATGCTGATGGAAGCTACCGGATGTTCAGCAAAGGAGCCTCTGAGATTCTGCTGAAGAA GTGTTATAAAATCCTGACAGTGACGGGCGAGGCAAAGATTTTTCGGCCCAGGGACAGAGATGACATGGTGAAGAGAGTGATTGAACCAATGGCCTCTGAGGGCTTGAGGACCATCTGCCTGGCTTACAGGGACTTCCCTGCCTCCGAAGGTGAACCAGACTGGGATAATGAGAGCGATATCCTGACACGACTCACCTGTGTGTGTATCGTGGGCATTGAAGACCCAGTTAGACCAGAG GTCCCTGATGCCATTAAAAAGTGCCAGCGTGCTGGAGTCACGGTGCGCATGGTAACCGGGGACAATCTTAACACTGCCCGCGCTATAGCAACTAAATGTGGCATCCTGCAGCCAGGAGATGACTTCCTCTGCATGGAAGGCAAAGAGTTCAACCGCCGGATTCGTAATGAAAAGGGAGAG ATTGAACAAGAGAGGATTGACAAAATATGGCCTAAACTCCGGGTGCTGGCGAGATCTTCTCCGACAGACAAGCATACACTAGTCAAAG GTATAATTGACAGCACCGTTTTGGAGCGGAGGCAGGTTGTGGCGGTAACAGGAGACGGTACCAATGATGGCCCTGCCTTAAAAAAGGCTGATGTTGGGTTTGCCATG GGCATTGCCGGCACAGACGTGGCTAAAGAAGCCTCCGATATCATTCTCACTGACGACAACTTCAGCAGCATCGTCAAGGCCGTAATGTGGGGGCGGAACGTGTATGACAGCATTTCAAAATTCCTTCAGTTCCAGCTCACTGTCAATGTGGTGGCTGTGATTGTGGCCTTCACTGGAGCTTGCATCACACAG GACTCTCCTTTGAAAGCTGTACAGATGTTATGGGTAAATCTGATTATGGACACATTTGCCTCTTTGGCCTTGGCCACTGAACCCCCCACTGAATCTCTTCTGCTGAGGAAGCCTTACGGCCGTAATAAACCCCTCATATCCCGGACAATGATGAAGAACATATTGGGTCATGCAGTCTACCAGCTCACCATCATCTTCACTCTACTTTTTGCTG GTGAGAAGATATTCGACATCGACAGTGGACGTAACGCCCCTCTTCACGCTCCTCCTTCAGAGCACTACACCATTGTCTTCAACACCTTTGTCATGATGCAGCTGTTTAATGAAATCAACGCCCGGAAGATCCACGGAGAACGAAATGTTTTTGAAGGCATTTTCAACAATCTGATCTTTTGTACAATCGTCTTTGGGACTTTTCTTATTCAG ATTGTGATAGTGCAATTTGGAGGAAAGCCATTCAGCTGTGTGGAGCTGAATATTGAGCAGTGGCTGTGGTGTGTCTTCTTAGGCTTTGGAGGTCTTCTGTGGGGACAG ATCATCTCTTCGATCCCTACGAGCCGGCTGAAGTTCCTGAAGAGTGCTGGTCATGGAACGCAGAAGGAAGAAATCCCAGATGAGGAGTTGGAGGAGCTGGATGACCTGGAGGAAATTGACCATGCTGAGCGAGAGCTCCGCAGGGGACAGATCCTCTGGTTCAGAGGCCTGAACCGCATTCAGACTCAG ATGGATGTTGTGAGTGCGTTCCAGAGTGGAATTTCCTTTCAGGGGGCCGTCAGGCGCCAGCCCTCCAGCAGCAGCCAGCAGCACGAT ATCCGAGTGGTGAATGCATTCCGCAGCTCGCTGTCGCCCTATGAGGGCCTGGAGAAGCCAGAGTCTCGCTCCTCCATCCACAACTTCATGACCCATCCAGAGTTCCGGATAGAGGACTCGGAGCCCCACATCCCCCTCATCGATGACACTGATGCGGAGGATGACGCCCCCACTAAGAGAAATGCCACACCCACTCCTCCTCCCCCACCCTCACCCAATCAGAACAATAACGCCGTAGACAGCAGCATCCACCTCTTCCTGGATCCCAGCATGCCAGCCACACTCTCAGCTCCCGGGAGTCCCATGCACAGCCTAGAGACGTCCCTTTGA